The Rhizobium sp. CCGE531 genomic sequence ATCCTCCGGACGCCAGCTTTCTCATCGTCGAAGCAGGAGATCTCAAAAAGGGATCAGGATTGCGCAAGATTGCGGAGCCGGCTCGCAGTGTCGCTACCATTCCTTGCTATGCCGACGACGTCAGAGCTCTCAACAGCCTGATAGATACTGAGCTGGCAAATGAGGGGCTGCGTATCGCACCGGCCGCTCGTCAGACCTTGCTGGAGCTTCTCGGCGGCGATCGCATCGCGTCCCGCAACGAGGTGCGCAAGCTTGCCCTTTACTGCCGCGGCGAGGATATGATCGAGGAGCAGCACGTCATCGAGATCATCGGCGACGCCAGCGCGGTTTCCGCGGATGATGCCGTCGACGCTATCCTCAAGGGTGATTCAGAGGCTTTCCTGCGCGCCATGCAAAGGATTGCTTCATCCAAAACCCCGATGTTCCTCGTGTTGCAGGGCTGTCTGAGGCAATTTCAGATGCTTGATACGATGCGAGCGGAGATGGATGAGAAGCGGCTCGCTCCCGCTCAGGTCATGCAGACGCATGGCCGCCATCTGCATTTCCGTCGCAAGCCCGTTATCGAACAGGCACTCAGAAGCTGGACTGCGCCGGCCATCGCCCGGGAAATGAACAGATTGCAGAGCGCCATCCTTCAGACACGCCAGCGCGCCAGCCTGGAAGACACCATTGCCACCCAGACCCTGTTGGCGACCACGTTGCAATCAGCTCGGAAGGGTTAATGTTTCACGGGAAACAGCCGCGGAAATAGCGCATGGGTCCGATTGAAATCGGATCCGGCTATTCTTTGGCCGACTACAATTGCAAAGCTTGCGGGCTGCCTTCAGCGCCGCTCCAGCAGCCGACAAATCTCCTCGAGCTGCTCCAGCGTCTTGTAGCTGATCTTCACCTGGCCGCCATTGCCACGATGATTGATCGAGACGTCCAAACCGAGCGTATCGGACAGCGTGCGCTCCAGCGCCAGCGTATCGGAGTCCTTTTCATCCTTGCGGGCACCGACGGGACGGGGATCGTTCTGCGCCTTGATGTCATTCTGCGCCAGTCGCTCGGCATCGCGCACCGACATGCCCTTGGAAACAATGGTGCGGGCCAGCGAGGCCGGATCCGACGTCGACACGAGAGCACGCGCATGACCGGCAGACAGACTGCCGCCAGCAAGCATATCCCGCACCGGATCGGGCAGCTTCAGCAGTCGCAGCGAGTTGGCGACATGACTGCGGCTCTTGCCGATGATTTCGCCGAGATCGTTCTGCGTATAGCCGTGCTCGGCGATCAGCTGCTCATAACCCAGCGCCTCTTCCAGTGGATTGAGGTCGGCACGCTGGACATTTTCGACAATCGCAATTTCAAGGGCGGTCTTGTCGTCGACATCCCGGACAATGACCGGAATTTCGATCAGGCCGGCAAGCTGCGCCGCCCGCCAGCGTCTTTCGCCGGCTATGATCTCGTAACGGTCCGCCGAAATCGTGCGGGCGACGACCGGTTGGACAATGCCGTGCTGGCGGATGGAGCTGGCAAGATCATGCAGCTCGGTTTCATCGAAATAGCGGCGTGGGTTTCTGGGGTTACGGCTGATGAATTCGATCGGCACCAGACGATCCGGGTTGACGCCCGGCTTGCCCGCATCCACCGGCGTCGGCTGGTCCATCTCACCGATGAGAGCCGCCAGCCCGCGCCCGAGACGCCGCTTCGAAAGATCATCATTCATCACCGATACTCACTCTGGGACAATACTATAATATCATGCTGCAGCCTTGCGCTGCCGTTCTCTCTGGATCACTTCCGAGGCCAATTGCAGATAGGCCTGGCTGCCCGCGCATTTCAGGTCGTAGAGAATCGCCGGCTTACCATAGGAAGGCGCCTCGGACACGCGTACGTTGCGCGGTATCAACGTATGGTAGACCTTTTCGCCCAGATGGGTGCGGACATCGCTGACGACCTGCTGCGCCAGATTGTTGCGGGAATCGAACATCGTCAAAACGATCCCCTGAATATCCAGGGATGGATTGACCGTACGGCGAACCTGGTCCACCGTTTCCAGGAGCTGACTGAGACCCTCCAGTGCGAAAAATTCGCACTGCAGCGGCACCAGCACGGAATGTGCCGCCGCCATGGCATTCATCGTCAGCAAATTGAAGGACGGCGGGCAATCGACCAGAATATAAGAGAAGGCGAGGGCCTCCGATGCATTCAAAGCCCGGCGAAGCTTGAAAACGCGATCCGACTGCTGGGAAATCTCCATTTCAACACCGAGCAGATCCATCGTCGATGGCACGATGAAGAGATTCGGGACTGCCGTCTCCTGGACCGTATCCATGATCGAATGGGTGCCGACCAGCAGATCGTAGGAAGACAGCTTTCGATCCCGCCGCTCGATACCCAGACCCGTACTGGCATTGCCCTGCGGATCGAGATCGACGATCAGAACCCGCTCGCCGATCGCGGCAAGCGCAGTCGCCAAGTTGATGGCAGTCGTGGTCTTGCCGACGCCGCCCTTTTGATTTGCGATGGTAATAATCCGGTTTCGCTCGCCGATCATCTGCCGCATATCCAATTATGGTTAATTCAGGCGTCGCAGGCGACTTAGCTCCAAAATAACGGAATCTCGCTCGACAACACTCCGATGTTTTACCAGATCGAATTCCCAACGGCCACGGGCTTTCTCAAGCTCACGCTCGTAATCCCGGCCTTTATGCAGAAAAAGTCGCAGATTTTCATTGCGCTCGCGCCAGGGCGCCGCGTAACCCAGCAACAACTCCAACTCTGCGAGCGCCCGCGCCGAGATCACATCACAATCCTGGATGACTTTGGACGCCTCTTCGATCCGGATAGCGTGTACAGCGCCCCGCGCTTGGCATTCCCGCAGGCATACGCGCAGAAAAGCGGCCTTCTTCTGATTGCTCTCAACTAAATCGACGTGTCCGGCACCCATTTCCGCCAGAAAAATGGCGGTTATCACGCCGGGGAAGCCACCGCCGCTACCCAGATCAACCCAATGGCTCGGAGCTGAATGAAGCTGGAAAATTTGCGCACTATCGGCAATGTGGCGACGCCAAAGATCGTCGACGGTGGAAGGTGCGACAAGATTGATGGTTTTCGCCCACTTCTGGAAGAGCTGCGCAAAATGCTGCAGCCGCTCCTGTGTTTCACGTGAAACACGCACACCGTTCAATTCCATACTTCGGACTCTCCAACCTTGCAGTAGTAATCAGGAGACGAGCTTCCGCTCATCCTGATTGCTCGTCTTCTTGAGATGCGCTAGCAACAGAGAAATAGCCGCCGGAGTCATTCCGTCGATCCGCGACGCCTGAGCTATGTTCTTCGGATTTGCCCCGATCAGCTTCTGTTTCAGCTCGTTGGACAGGCCTGAGAGAGCGGCGAAGTCAAAGTCTGGAGGAATGGCGCGCTCTTCCTCTCTCCGGGCCTGTGCGATATCCGCTGCCTGTCGATCCATATAAACGGCATAGGCGGCTTCGATCTCGATCGCTTCGGCAATGCCCCGTTGCATGGATTGCAGCTCCGGCCAAAGACGAGACAATGCTTCGATCGATTGACCCGGATGCGAGAGAAGTTCGTAAGCGGA encodes the following:
- the holA gene encoding DNA polymerase III subunit delta; protein product: MAEIKSHEFDGFLQNAARNYRIFVIYGPDRGLVSERAAQIAGKTGVDLKDAFSLIKLDVADLQNDAGRLLDEVNAIGLFGGEKLVWIRGAANEKALIDSLQIVAGNPPDASFLIVEAGDLKKGSGLRKIAEPARSVATIPCYADDVRALNSLIDTELANEGLRIAPAARQTLLELLGGDRIASRNEVRKLALYCRGEDMIEEQHVIEIIGDASAVSADDAVDAILKGDSEAFLRAMQRIASSKTPMFLVLQGCLRQFQMLDTMRAEMDEKRLAPAQVMQTHGRHLHFRRKPVIEQALRSWTAPAIAREMNRLQSAILQTRQRASLEDTIATQTLLATTLQSARKG
- a CDS encoding ParB/RepB/Spo0J family partition protein; the encoded protein is MNDDLSKRRLGRGLAALIGEMDQPTPVDAGKPGVNPDRLVPIEFISRNPRNPRRYFDETELHDLASSIRQHGIVQPVVARTISADRYEIIAGERRWRAAQLAGLIEIPVIVRDVDDKTALEIAIVENVQRADLNPLEEALGYEQLIAEHGYTQNDLGEIIGKSRSHVANSLRLLKLPDPVRDMLAGGSLSAGHARALVSTSDPASLARTIVSKGMSVRDAERLAQNDIKAQNDPRPVGARKDEKDSDTLALERTLSDTLGLDVSINHRGNGGQVKISYKTLEQLEEICRLLERR
- the rsmG gene encoding 16S rRNA (guanine(527)-N(7))-methyltransferase RsmG, yielding MELNGVRVSRETQERLQHFAQLFQKWAKTINLVAPSTVDDLWRRHIADSAQIFQLHSAPSHWVDLGSGGGFPGVITAIFLAEMGAGHVDLVESNQKKAAFLRVCLRECQARGAVHAIRIEEASKVIQDCDVISARALAELELLLGYAAPWRERNENLRLFLHKGRDYERELEKARGRWEFDLVKHRSVVERDSVILELSRLRRLN
- a CDS encoding ParA family protein, with translation MIGERNRIITIANQKGGVGKTTTAINLATALAAIGERVLIVDLDPQGNASTGLGIERRDRKLSSYDLLVGTHSIMDTVQETAVPNLFIVPSTMDLLGVEMEISQQSDRVFKLRRALNASEALAFSYILVDCPPSFNLLTMNAMAAAHSVLVPLQCEFFALEGLSQLLETVDQVRRTVNPSLDIQGIVLTMFDSRNNLAQQVVSDVRTHLGEKVYHTLIPRNVRVSEAPSYGKPAILYDLKCAGSQAYLQLASEVIQRERQRKAAA